The nucleotide window AGCATTTTCACCAATCCACAGTAGACCAACAATAAGCGCTTCAACAATGCCAACACCCATACCGCCAAGTACATCTAATATATAATGCCGGCTGAGTAAAACTCTTGACAAACACACACTTAGTGTCCACGAAAATATGGGCATCCATAATATTTCCGAAACTGGATTTAGCATTGTGAAAAACATGAATATAAACGCCGATCTGGACGCATGACCTGAAGGAAAACTAAATTTATCAGGTCCCAAGGTGAGCATATCTGAACACACTGCTGGTCGCCGACGTCGAAAGATTGCTTTCAACACCGCAATTATGATAATATCTAATATTAGTCCAAAAAGCAGATTTAATTGCATTTGGTAAAGTGGTTTGCTATCAGCTATCCAAATAAATGCTAACCAGCCAGCCAACCAAGCAATACCGTTGCATGATATCTCCAAACATTTGCAATGCAGCCGTAATTTGGTAAAAGGTATATATTGGAATACAAAagttactaatttttttgtccATAACACATCTAGTTTAAGAACTTCGCCGATTACTCCGGAACGTTCCTTGGTCCcctggaaataaaaatataattatttaaaattaaaaaaaaaaatactcgatTATAGTCAACATTACTACTTTTCCCGAAGCTAATAAACACTACAACTATAACATCTACCTAAAACTAATTTACCGGTATCTTAAGGAAGACTCTGCTCTGAACAAAATCATACTACATTTTCTTCACAGCTAGTATATATTAATCATGAACATACATTATAAAAACAATCAAAAGTCATTCCACATCTAGCAATTACAAGTGCTTACTGGACATTACTCAACGAATACGGGACCAAAGTTTAAAGCAACGAATCACGTAGGAAAAGAGTGTTAAACCTGTATTTAAATAATGCTAATatagaataataataatgtaacgaaatatacacatttttttccaaaaattcacctaccattataaattaattttgttcaaTTTACACGTATATTTTGCACCTTTGTTATTACtaattgttgcaaatatttaataaagtgtAGGCGCATAGGGTGGTCATAATGACTTAAAATAAGTTTGTGTAGTGTTGGTTAACGTAcaaaatttaagatattttttgtttgccagAAAGCTTAAACTGACCCTTCCATTGAATTGttaagaaacgaaaaaaagttatatacttgattttattttttgtttt belongs to Bactrocera dorsalis isolate Fly_Bdor chromosome 1, ASM2337382v1, whole genome shotgun sequence and includes:
- the LOC105233561 gene encoding polyisoprenoid diphosphate/phosphate phosphohydrolase PLPP6, translating into MGTKERSGVIGEVLKLDVLWTKKLVTFVFQYIPFTKLRLHCKCLEISCNGIAWLAGWLAFIWIADSKPLYQMQLNLLFGLILDIIIIAVLKAIFRRRRPAVCSDMLTLGPDKFSFPSGHASRSAFIFMFFTMLNPVSEILWMPIFSWTLSVCLSRVLLSRHYILDVLGGMGVGIVEALIVGLLWIGENAASNIINYVTNDYLPGGEE